The Syngnathoides biaculeatus isolate LvHL_M chromosome 6, ASM1980259v1, whole genome shotgun sequence genome has a window encoding:
- the LOC133501662 gene encoding induced myeloid leukemia cell differentiation protein Mcl-1-like yields the protein MGSILYLPCIQLMQSFVSLCRRDKTLARSEEGKLVSCRDRDTLQMMPTQRHLLRPNSNLGIAATLMLRPNPGPEGFFVFPMPAVAPAVNPEMGSHDSPDPGPGARPGGNRRPEGSPPPELQTPGDPDALATDTRRLIGRFLSDFTGLTTTASWEESKVLSTIKRVVQRLVDKHRFKYNGIINKLALDRRGDDMAFVSKVARLEFADGVTNWGRVASLLAFAAVLSQALTEKRREGCVALVAQEVSTYLLSHQRTWLVQHNAWNGFAEFFEENDVESRMRIVLAAFGGLACISASVLSLLR from the exons ATGGGATCCATCTTATATTTGCCCTGCATTCAACTGATGCAGTCATTTGTGAGCCTCTGTCGCCGAGACAAGACGCTGGCGCGTTCGGAGGAAGGAAAGCTCGTTTCTTGCCGTGACCGAGACACGCTCCAAATGATGCCGACCCAGCGACATTTGTTGCGGCCCAACTCCAACCTTGGAATCGCGGCCACGTTGATGTTGCGTCCGAATCCGGGCCCGGAAGGTTTCTTCGTGTTCCCGATGCCGGCCGTGGCCCCAGCCGTTAACCCCGAGATGGGCAGCCACGACTCGCCGGACCCGGGACCCGGCGCCCGACCGGGGGGGAATCGTCGCCCTGAAGGCTCCCCACCGCCGGAGCTCCAGACCCCCGGCGACCCCGACGCCCTGGCCACGGACACAAGGCGACTTATCGGCCGCTTTCTCAGTGACTTTACCGGCTTGACCACCACGGCCAGTTGGGAGGAAAGTAAAGTCCTGTCGACGATAAAAAGGGTCGTGCAGAGACTTGTGGACAAACACAGGTTCAAATACAATG GCATCATCAACAAACTGGCGTTAGACAGAAGAGGGGACGACATGGCCTTCGTCAGCAAGGTGGCCAGGCTTGAATTTGCAGACGGGGTCACCAACTGGGGTCGCGTCGCCAGCCTCCTAGCTTTCGCCGCCGTGCTGTCTCAGGCCTTGACGGAAAAGCGTCGGGAGGGGTGTGTGGCGCTCGTGGCCCAGGAGGTGTCCACCTACCTGCTGTCGCATCAGCGCACCTGGCTCGTGCAGCACAACGCATGG AACGGCTTTGCAGAATTCTTCGAGGAAAATGACGTGGAGTCGAGAATGAGGATCGTCCTCGCCGCCTTCGGCGGTTTGGCCTGCATCTCGGCGTCGGTGCTCAGTTTGCTCCGTTGA
- the LOC133502251 gene encoding induced myeloid leukemia cell differentiation protein Mcl-1-like, with protein MGSILYLPCTQLMQSFVSLSRRDKTLARSEEGKLVSCRDRDTLQMMPTQRHLLRPHSKLGITATLMLRPNPGPEGFFGFPQPAVAPAVNPEMGNHDSPDPGPGALPGGNRRPEGSPPPQLQTPGDLDALATDTRRLIGRFLSDFTGLTTTATWKESKVQSTIKRVVQRIVDKHRFLYNGIINEVPLDRRGDDMAFVSEVAGLEFADGDTDWGHVASLLAFAAVLSQALKEMRREGGCVALVAQEVSTYLLSHQRTWLVQHNAWNGFAEFFEEDDVESRARALLVVFGGLACILASALSLLR; from the exons ATGGGATCCATCTTATATTTGCCCTGCACTCAACTGATGCAGTCATTTGTGAGCCTCTCTCGCCGAGACAAGACGCTGGCGCGTTCGGAGGAAGGAAAACTCGTTTCTTGCCGTGACCGAGACACGCTCCAAATGATGCCGACCCAGCGACACTTGTTGCGGCCCCACTCCAAGCTTGGAATCACGGCCACGTTGATGTTGCGTCCGAATCCGGGCCCGGAAGGTTTCTTCGGGTTCCCGCAGCCGGCCGTGGCCCCAGCCGTTAACCCCGAGATGGGCAACCACGACTCGCCGGACCCGGGACCCGGCGCCCTACCGGGGGGGAATCGTCGCCCTGAAGGCTCCCCACCGCCGCAGCTCCAGACCCCCGGCGACCTCGACGCCCTGGCCACGGACACAAGACGACTTATCGGCCGCTTTCTCAGTGACTTTACCGGCTTGACCACCACGGCCACTTGGAAGGAAAGTAAAGTCCAGTCGACGATAAAAAGGGTCGTTCAGAGAATCGTGGACAAACACAGGTTCCTGTACAATG GCATCATCAACGAAGTGCCGTTGGACAGAAGAGGGGACGACATGGCCTTCGTCAGCGAGGTGGCCGGGCTTGAGTTTGCAGACGGGGACACCGACTGGGGTCACGTCGCCAGCCTGCTGGCTTTCGCCGCCGTGCTGTCTCAGGCCTTGAAGGAGATGCggcgggagggggggtgtgTGGCGCTCGTGGCCCAGGAGGTCTCCACCTACCTGCTGTCGCATCAGCGCACCTGGCTCGTGCAGCACAACGCATGG AACGGCTTTGCAGAATTCTTTGAGGAAGATGACGTGGAGTCGAGAGCGAGGGCCCTCCTCGTCGTCTTCGGCGGTTTGGCCTGCATATTGGCGTCGGCGCTGAGTTTGCTCCGTTGA
- the LOC133502439 gene encoding induced myeloid leukemia cell differentiation protein Mcl-1-like: MLRPNPGPEGFFGFPQPAVAPAVKPEMGNHDSPDPGPGALPGGNRRPEGSPPPELQTPGDPDALATDTRRLIGRFLSDFTGLTTTATWKESKVQSTIKRVVQRFVDKHRLIYNHWVGLHLLDINNPVLDRRGDDMAFVSNVARLEFADGATNWGQVASLLAFAAVLSHALTEKRREGCVALVAQEVSTYLLSHQRTWLVQHNAWNGFAEFFEEDDVESRVRTVLVAIGSLACISAAVLRLLR; encoded by the exons ATGTTGCGTCCGAATCCGGGCCCGGAAGGTTTCTTCGGGTTCCCGCAGCCGGCCGTGGCCCCAGCCGTTAAGCCCGAGATGGGCAACCACGACTCGCCGGACCCGGGACCCGGCGCCCTACCGGGGGGGAATCGTCGCCCTGAAGGCTCCCCACCGCCGGAGCTCCAGACCCCCGGCGACCCCGACGCCCTGGCCACGGACACAAGGCGACTTATCGGCCGCTTTCTCAGTGACTTTACCGGCTTGACCACCACGGCCACTTGGAAGGAAAGCAAAGTCCAGTCGACGATAAAAAGGGTCGTGCAGAGATTCGTGGACAAACACAGGCTCATATACAATC ATTGGGTCGGCCTCCATCTTCTAGACATCAACAACCCTGTATTGGACAGAAGAGGGGACGACATGGCCTTCGTCAGCAATGTGGCCAGGCTTGAGTTTGCAGACGGGGCCACCAACTGGGGTCAGGTCGCTAGCCTGCTCGCTTTCGCCGCCGTGCTGTCTCACGCCTTGACGGAAAAGCGTCGGGAGGGGTGTGTGGCGCTCGTGGCCCAGGAGGTGTCCACCTACCTGCTGTCACATCAGCGCACCTGGCTCGTGCAGCACAACGCATGG AACGGCTTTGCAGAATTCTTCGAGGAAGATGACGTGGAGTCGAGAGTGAGGACCGTCCTCGTCGCCATCGGCAGTTTGGCCTGCATCTCGGCGGCGGTGCTCCGTTTGCTCCGTTGA
- the LOC133502438 gene encoding exosome complex component MTR3-like — translation MPVDTRRIRGPEVSLSPSLFACKPAPGLPTHGPRADGRQRDQVDVRPVFVRCGLVSQAKGSAYMEAGGTKLMCCVYGPRETDRKDETDMKCGRLTTDMRFAPFSCRERGAWIQGSQDKDFSLMLHESLQPALCLHKYPRSQIEVNVMVLENSGSVLAHAVTCASLALADAGIEMYDLVLGCAVRQDGASYVLDPTYAEENGSGSASGDNQGRLTLAFLPSLNQISGLQSDGEMTEEALSAGVRTCIEGCYKIYPVIQQALAKAVRRAAPPPSES, via the exons ATGCCTGTTGACACCAGACGAATACGTGGTCCAGAGGTTTCCCTAAGTCCGTCTCTGTTCGCGTGCAAGCCGGCGCCAGGCTTGCCAACGCACGGTCCCAGAGCGGACGGCCGGCAACGGGACCAAGTGGACGTCCGGCCCGTTTTCGTCAGGTGCGGGCTGGTGAGCCAGGCCAAGGGCTCTGCGTACATGGAGGCCGGAGGTACCAAGTTGATGTGCTGCGTTTATGGTCCCAGAGAAACGGATCGTAAAGATGAAACCGATATGAAGTGTGGAAG GTTGACAACAGACATGCGGTTTGCTCCATTCTCGTGCCGAGAAAGAGGCGCCTGGATTCAAGGGAGTCAGGACAAGGACTTCTCCTTGATGCTGCACGAAAGTCTGCAGCCCGCTTTGTGCCTTCACAAATACCCCCGCTCACAGATCGAGGTCAACGTGATGGTTCTCGAAAACAGCGGCTCAGTTCTGGCACACGCCGTCACCTGCGCGTCCCTCGCTCTCGCAGACGCAGGTATTGAAATGTACGACCTGGTCCTCGGCTGTGCCGTCCGACAGGATGGGGCTTCTTATGTGCTCGACCCGACGTATGCGGAGGAAAATGGCAGCGGCTCAGCGAGTGGCGACAATCAGGGTCGACTCACGCTCGCGTTCCTCCCCAGCTTGAATCAGATTTCTGGGCTGCAGTCTGACGGGGAAATGACTGAAGAGGCTTTGTCTGCTGGGGTGCGCACGTGTATTGAGGGCTGCTATAAGATATATCCAGTCATCCAACAAGCTCTGGCGAAGGCAGTTCGGAGGGCAGCCCCCCCACCATCAGAGAGCTGA